In Salmo salar chromosome ssa15, Ssal_v3.1, whole genome shotgun sequence, one genomic interval encodes:
- the LOC106572674 gene encoding protein Wnt-1 — MCCDIMRILALLLGMKAACILLVSSLSGTGAVNNSGRWWGIVNVASSANLLTNSKNVQLVLDPSLGQLNRRQRRLIRQNPGILHAIAAGLHTAIKECKWQFRNRRWNCPTTHSPAIFGKIVNRGCRETAFVFAITSAGVTHAVARSCSEGAIESCTCDYRRRGPGGPDWHWGGCSDNVDFGQMFSREFVDSSERGRDLRYLINLHNNEAGRMTVSSEMRQECKCHGMSGSCTVRTCWMRLPSFRAVGDFLKDRFDGASRVVYANKGSNRASHRADPSHLEPENPSHKPPSSRDLVYFEKSPNFCTYHGKTGTHGTSGRTCNSSSPALDGCELLCCGRGFQTQTEKVTERCHCTFHWCCHVSCLNCTSTQTLHQCL; from the exons ATGTGTTGTG ACATAATGAGGATCCTCGCACTGCTTCTGGGGATGAAAGCCGCGTGCATCCTGCTGGTTTCCTCGCTTTCAGGCACGGGGGCAGTCAACAACAGCGGCCGGTGGTG GGGCATTGTGAACGTGGCCTCCTCTGCAAACCTCCTCACCAACTCTAAGAATGTCCAGTTGGTACTGGATCCCAGCTTGGGCCAGCTGAACCGTCGCCAGCGTCGCCTCATCCGCCAGAACCCTGGGATCCTCCACGCCATCGCAGCCGGCCTGCACACCGCCATCAAGGAGTGCAAGTGGCAGTTCAGAAACCGCCGCTGGAACTGCCCGACCACCCACAGCCCGGCAATATTTGGCAAAATCGTCAACCGTG GTTGCCGAGAGACAGCGTTTGTGTTTGCGATCACGAGTGCGGGGGTGACCCATGCGGTGGCCCGCTCCTGCTCTGAGGGTGCCATAGAGTCGTGCACCTGTGACTACCGTCGCCGGGGGCCTGGGGGCCCTGACTGGCACTGGGGCGGCTGCAGCGACAACGTGGACTTTGGCCAGATGTTCAGTCGGGAGTTtgtggactccagtgagagaggAAGGGATCTCCGATACCTCATTAACCTACACAACAACGAGGCAGGGAGAATG ACAGTGTCATCAGAGATGCGTCAGGAGTGTAAGTGCCATGGCATGTCAGGGTCATGCACCGTGCGTACCTGCTGGATGCGTCTACCCAGCTTCCGCGCTGTGGGGGACTTCCTGAAGGACCGCTTCGACGGAGCGTCCCGGGTCGTCTATGCCAACAAGGGTTCCAACCGCGCCTCTCACCGTGCCGATCCAAGCCATCTCGAACCCGAGAACCCCTCCCACAAACCCCCGTCATCCAGAGACCTGGTCTACTTTGAGAAGTCACCCAACTTCTGCACCTACCACGGCAAGACGGGTACCCACGGAACCTCAGGGAGGACCTGTAACAGCTCGTCTCCGGCGCTGGACGGGTGTGAGCTGCTGTGTTGTGGTAGAGGGTTCCAAACTCAGACTGAGAAGGTCACTGAGAGGTGTCACTGTACATTCCATTGGTGCTGCCATGTCAGCTGCCTCAACTGCACCAGCACACAGACATTACACCAGTGCCTCTGA